From a region of the Bradysia coprophila strain Holo2 chromosome X unlocalized genomic scaffold, BU_Bcop_v1 contig_173, whole genome shotgun sequence genome:
- the LOC119068190 gene encoding nucleosomal histone kinase 1 has translation MPKAKPAAKTKETTKPVGVVKKKVAAKGKYQKPAPVPNGEILTDVSRVQWKIGPSIGSGGFGDIYSAAKVGDTKDFNYVVKIEPHENGPLFVEMHFYSRSAKLSEIEKYQKAKNLKSLGMPHYVGHGSHELNGSRHRFVVMPRYARDVWSYFIENGKILPQPTIFRIAIQMLDVLEYIHTCEYVHADLKGANILLGQGKAGASQAYLVDFGLASHYTTKDFKPDPKKMHNGTIEYTSRDAHNGVPTRRGDLEILAYNIIHWSGTTLPWEADGLLANPKKVQESKENFMANVVDSLKKCFPSCSSTISDYVKYVASMKYDDIPDYNKCRQMFEAGLKKLGEKNSGDLIFTVKTAAGPSKKETVKRLTAGEKSPRKKVTKQARAVVESESEESEVENKSPVKGQRKRVQTEPAKTPSKDKRAKISKTNSDEKTSSSRVGSIVVVSDSPATDKTKAKKTKTINLNLALNVSIDTDIIVNVQRKPKAGKSDSQRSIQASATVTDDGDDEDVIPDSNENTPVRKGRTIKTKNGPSARATRKSPR, from the exons ATGCCGAAGGCCAAACCAGCCgctaaaacaaaagaaactaCCAAGCCCGTTGGGGTTGTGAAAAAGAAAGTTGCCGCCAAAGGCAAGTACCAGAAGCCGGCACCGGTTCCAAACGGTGAGATTCTCACTGATGTGAGCAGAGTGCAATGGAAAATTGGTCCGTCAATTGGATCTGGTGGATTCGGTGACATATATTCGGCAGCTAAAGTTGGCGACACGAAGGATTTCAACTATGTTGTCAAAATT GAACCACATGAAAATGGACCCTTATTCGTCGAGATGCATTTCTATTCAAGATCAGCCAAATTGTCCGAGA TCGAAAAATACCAGAAggccaaaaatttgaaatcccTCGGAATGCCACACTATGTGGGACACGGATCGCACGAATTGAACGGTTCGAGACACCGTTTCGTTGTAATGCCGCGGTACGCTCGAGATGTTTGGAGCTACTTCatcgaaaatggaaaaatcctTCCACAGCCAACGATATTCCGCATCGCTATACAAATG TTGGACGTGTTAGAGTATATTCATACGTGTGAATATGTCCATGCCGATCTGAAAGGTGCAAATATCTTACTGGGACAAGGTAAAGCTGGTGCAAGTCAGGCCTATTTGGTAGATTTTGGTCTGGCGAGTCATTACACCACGAAAGACTTCAAACCGGATCCGAAGAAAATGCATAACGGAACGATTGAGTACACGTCTCGTGATGCACACAACGGTGTCCCGACCAGACGTGGTGATCTGGAAATCCTGGCCTATAATATCATTCATTGGTCTGGCACAACACTGCCTTGGGAGGCTGATGGCTTACTGGCGAATCCGAAGAAGGTACAGGAATCGAAAGAAAACTTCATGGCCAACGTTGTTGATtcgttgaaaaaatgttttccgtcATGTTCCA GCACAATCTCAGATTACGTCAAATACGTGGCTTCAATGAAGTACGACGATATTCCAGACTACAATAAATGTCGACAGATGTTCGAAGCTGGCTTGAAGAAGCTAGGCGAAAAGAATTCGGGTGATTTGATTTTCACAGTCAAGACCGCAGCCGGCCCAAGTAAGAAAGAAACTGTTAAGCGTTTGACTGCTGGTGAAAAGTCACCAAGAAAGAAGGTGACAAAACAGGCTCGTGCTGTTGTTGAATCGGAAAGCGAAGAATCGGAAGTTGAAAACAAATCACCCGTGAAAGGTCAACGGAAACGCGTTCAGACGGAACCTGCCAAAACTCCTTCGAAAGATAAACGAGCAAAAATCTCCAAGACAAACAGTGACGAAAAAACCTCGTCGTCACGAGTCGGAAGCATAGTTGTGGTCAGCGATTCGCCAGCCACCGACAAAACTAAAGCGAAAAAGACGAAAACAATAAACTTGAATTTGGCCTTGAATGTGTCCATCGATACCGATATTATTGTCAACGTACAGCGCAAACCGAAAGCCGGAAAGTCCGATTCACAACGGAGTATACAAGCGAGCGCTACCGTGACAGACGATGGTGACGACGAAGATGTCATTCCAGACAGTAACGAGAATACTCCAGTTCGGAAAGGGCGAACAATTAAGACTAAAAATGGACCATCTGCGAGAGCTACCAGAAAGAGTCCACGATAG